TGCAAATGTTTGTTTTGGCACTTTCATTATACAACACATGGAATCGAGGTGTCTTTCTTTTATGCAAAATCACGAACTTGCTCATTTATAGAATACAAATCATTCCTTTGCTCTTCTGTAAGTTCAAATGTCTTCATGTAATTTCTCCTTAATTCAAGACGGCAGAACAGCCCTACTAATATTCTGTTCCATCCTGCCGCCTCGTCAAATCATTTCACTCGTCCACTTTTGTTCTACAGTACCTTTTCGATTTCAAGATCAAAAATCAAATCGTCAAAGTCATCATCCCAATCAATATCGTTGCAGTAAAACCGAAACTTATCCTCACCTAATTCTTCTTTGATCATGGCGCAGCCACCCATAAAACAATCTATCCTTCCTACATCAGTTTTTGAATATCCATTACTAATTTCAATATCCCCGTCTTCCAAGATAACTTCTAGTTCAAATTCTTTCGGAGCCCAAGTTTCCTCAAAAATAATCTGCGGAAATCTTCTCCTTTCCTTTTTTAAACGTTTTCCATTCCAGAATATTTTCCCCTTGAAATCATACAAATGTAAAATAATTGACTGTTCATGTTGCGAATTTGTACTTACAAAAGTAAATTTTAATCGATACTTCCCCTTTTTATCGTATCGATAAAGTGCACTTACTTGCTTACCCTTATACTCTATCTCTGTTGCATTTTGTTCTTCAAACATCCACTTAAATGGTTTCATAAATCCCCCTCTTGCCGATATATATCGGAAGTGGTATTGTCCTCTGTATATCGACATTTTCTTGTTGTTTTACTCTCTATTTTCCTTCGTCAAATACAATCTTCTCACCCATTACCCATTTTGTGTGTTTTGCCTAATCTTCTTTTAATTTTTCTAAAAATTCCTCCCATTCATCATCTGCAAAAAGATGATAATAATAGTCTGCTTCTTTCAAAATGTAGGACTTTCCATAATGTATCGCTGGCATAATATGCTCTTCAAATGCTTTATCAAAATATGGCCTGAGTTCATCGGGTGTATATAGTTCATAGTCTATCAACCCAGTCAACGTTTTGTCCTCTTTAGTCAAAACACCTATTCTCCTATATACATCGGAGTCATATGTTGTCGGATACTTTTTCACATTTGAAAAATCTCCGAAGAAAAAATCATACTCTACATAAAATGCCTCCGCCATTGATTTTTGCAGATACATCCCACACAAAAGACCTTTTCCCTGTAAATACCACATATTTCTTCGCTTTTTAAAACCTCTTTTTGTGAACTCCTCATGGCAAAATTCTTTAAATTCTTGTTTTGTCATAGGCTTTTCCTCCATTAATAAAATTCTAGTCGTACATTACTTCTTTTCCCAATTTTTTTCTTGTATTTTTTAAGTTGTTTAACACCCGCTTTGGCAGATCGTGGATTATAAGGCTTTAACTCATAAATCGTTTTAGTTTTAGGATTGTAATAATCAGGTCTAATCCCTTTTACTTTTTTATATTCTTTATACTCCGCTTTAAACGCTGGTCCTGATTTATACCCCTTATGTATCTTTCTACCCGCACTTCTTGTGGACTTAGTGAAGCCATTGGTATGTTCTAATGATTTAATAATATCTCTTGCATCTTTGGTAAAGTCTACTGCTTCTGCAATTTCTAGCGTATTTCCCATCTTATCGGTAAATCGCAGTGCTCTCACAGCTTCTCCTACACCTGTAACAATCGGAATCAAATCAATTGCATCACCAACTACACCTGCCCATGCACTTGGATCATATGGGTTAGCTGCAACTTCCGCAATACTAAACCCTAAGGAAACTACATCAAATACAGTCTCCCAAACCGCGCCTGTTCCATCTTTTCTGCCAACCGGATTATTATCACAATAACTATATAAGTTTTTATCCGTCAATGCTGTTGGCGTTGTCTTTAAAACCTCTACATCATCCGCATTGACAAATCTCCCCGTCTCCGGATCGTAATACCGACTATTCAGATAGTACATTCCCAGTTCTTCGTCATAGTAGTATCCCTTGAAACGGAATGGATTCCTTCTGCCCAGTCCATTCGAACTGTAATCCGTCAGATTCAGCAGTTTTCCCCAGGAATTATACTCATATTTTACAAGTTCCGTTCCGTGACTGTCAAGAATTCCCAGAATATCCCCAAAAAGATTTTTGCGGTAGAAATACATCTCATTCTGATACTTCATGGCAAACACATTACCCTTGTCATCGTAGAAGAAATCGATCCTGCTGCCGTCACTGGACGTCTGCATCAGAATGGCCGAACCATCCAGATAAAAGTCTGTCGTAACGCCATTGACCGTCTTTCGGATTCTCTTTCCGCTGTCATTGTACATGCAGTACATATCCAGCCCGGCTCCTGTGATGTGGTTCAACTGATGTCCTTTTTCCCATTCCATCTGCATCTCCAGATACTGGAGCGGATTTCCCATGGCATCGTAGGTAATTGCCTGTCCGTTGTAGAAACGGAGCTGATCTCTCCATCCTCCGGTCTGATAATCAAACGTATCGGACTTCCACGGTGCTTCTGTGATCATCGGATTTTCGGTATAACGGTACTCGTCTCTTCTGACCATATTTCCACCCACATCATAGGTGTAACAGATTGTCTGATTCTGCTTCTGATTGTCTTCTCGTACCAGCTGGTTCAGTGCATCATAGTAGTAGCGGATTTTTCTTTCGCTGCCATCGGCGCTTCGCTCCACCATTGTTTCCACATTTCCACAGGCGTCATAGGTGTAAGATTCTGCACGGTTTCCTTCCCGGACAGATGCAACCAGGTTTGTAGTCACTCCTTCCTCTTTACCTGAGACGTATGTATACTCCTGAGTCGATGTATTCGTATCGGAGAAGTGATTGTGGGTACGGATCACACGCCCAAGGGCATCATACTCATAGGCAATCTTCTGGGCGCCATTGATCTCGATTCCATATCCAAGCCCCGGTTTCTGCTGTTTTTCCACATCCCCGTAAAGGAATTCCACCTCATGTCCGACTCGATCTTTCTGATACGTATATCCTTTGACACGATTTTTCTCATCATACACTTTGCGAAGTTTCATCCCGTCAGAACGGTCTGTTCCTACCATTCTTCCGATCAGGTCATACTGGTATGTGCTGGTCACTCCACTGCAAAGATCTTTGTGCCTTGCAATTTTTCCACAACTGTCATACGTATTTTCAAACAGTTTTTCTTCTCTGCCGTCTGCGGTGATCAGATACTGTGCCGCAAGCTGTTCTTCCGGATTGTATTCATTTCGAACGGCTTCCCCTGTCGCATAGGTAATCCTGTCCGCAAGACCGTTCCGGCTTCGAAGCGTGGTGCGCTCCAGTTCTCTTCCTCCAATCGATACGGATTCCAGATTTCCAAACGGATCATACGCATAATCATACGTAAATCCATTGTGACCGATGGACGTCACTTTTTCGTTTTCATAGGTGTAAGAAACTTTCACTTCTTTTCCATCCACCATTCTCGCAACTTCTGTCATCTTATCCGTGTCGGCATCGTATACATAGGAAGTGGCATTTCCTTTTGCATCTGTCAGCTTCGTCAGAAGACGGTTCTTGTCATCATATTCATAATGAACGGTATTTCCTCTGGAATCTGTGATCGTCTTCGGCTGCTTATAATCGGATGTGTATGTCATAGACGATTCCATGCGCTCACTGCACTCTTCCAGGATCCACCATTTGTTGACCTGGCTGTTTGACTGGTGGGCTGTCAGAATGATATCTGCCAATTTTTGATGGGAATAATCCATCACATCCAGAGACAGGTTTCCATCCTTACAGATGATCGCATATCCATTTCCCGGTGACACCTCTTCGAATCGGAACAGCTGATTTGCAGCTCCCGACATAGATGCCTCTAAGGAAAGAATGGAAAAACCTCTGTCGTTGGTTCCTGATTTTGCCAGTACTTTTCCCGGTGCGTGAACCGGCTCTAACTGATAATACGTGCCGTCATATGGCAGCAAACGATACTGCTGGTTCATCCCGCCATTGTAGTTGAACTGCACTGCCTGTGTTCCTGCTGCTGTCGAAGCATTCTTCACATCAATATATTGTCCCGAATGACGTACCCGGATATGATAAATCCCTCCCGCTTTCGGAACTGCTGAAACAGTTCCCTCATCTGCCGGTTCAAAATACCAGTCCTGATGTTCGTTTTCTTCTTTTCGTGTATAACTCTGCACCGGCTGTCCGCTTGTCGTACTCTTTGGTCCGTTTGTCAGCGCTTTCTTATCTTTCGTTGCCTTGCTGGTGATCTGGAAACTTCCATCTGCGTTTGGATGCAGCTTCCATTTCTGTGCATCGGTATTGTTATTTCCATAAATCTGAATTTTTTCTCCCTCTGCCTCAGATTTGTTATTAAGATCCAGGCGGTATCCAGAGCCACAAAGAGGCTCAAACTGCATATATCCGTCTTTTCCATCAATCAGCTTCCATTTCTGCGCGGCAAATCCAAAGAACGTGCACAACTGTACCACAGTTCCGTTTGCCGTCTCACTGTTTCTGACATCCAGATAATTTCCGGAAATTTTTTCCCGGATATAATACACTCTGCCCGGTATGACTGCTCCGAGATATTTTCCGCCATCTGCCGTCATCTGGATCGGCTGTCCTTTGTCATTGTATGTAAATCGATAACGGACTCCTTCAGAATTGGCAGCCTGAGTCAGATGATTTTTCGTATCGTATCGATATTCAAACCCTGTTCCGTCAATACTTCCAAGCTTCGTCAGACTTCCTTTTTTGTCGTATGAAAAACTCTCTTTTTCCGCTGCACTCACTGCATGGATCAGATTCCCGTCATCATCATACTGGTAACTCTCCCCGTCATCTCTGACAAGCTGCACACCTTTGAATAACACCTGATTCACCTGATTGTGGTACATCAGATACACATGGATCGCCTTGTATGTTTTCTTCGCCCCTTCATTTTGATCGTCTGTACTGAAGGTGTTGCTGACAAACTGCCATCCCTTAATATTGGGATTACACTGTAATTGATGCCATTTAACTGTACCATCCGTATAAATGACTGCTGCATCCACTGAAAATTGCTTATCCGGAATTCCAAATCCATTTACCCAGCAGCTAAGATTAAAGATATCACCTTCCTGTCCTGAAATATTTACAGCCTGAGACAGATGAAGCTGCTGCTCCATTTGTCCGTTCAGTACTGCACATCTTCCCTTATCTGCAGTGATCATACTCTTATTCCCGGTTGCAGCTGCATGAAATCCCCAATTATCAGGCACATCATTTGTGCACCGTTCAAATCCCGGATTGTCGATCAGATTCAGTTCATTTGCCACATTTCCTGTTTCCAGCTGAACACCACTTACCAAAAGTGTTCCTCTTGCTCTTGTCATTCCCACAAACACGGAAATGGTTTCTTCTGCCGGAAGCTGGAATGTGAGAACCAGTCTCTCCCATCCGTCATCCACGTTTTTATCTGTCACATAGTCAATACAGCGTTCCCCCATGATTCTGGTCCGGTCTGCCCGGATTACGGATACAACCGCTCCCTGTTCCTGGTTTTCCGGGTTCAGCGATTCTGTTTTTACATAAGCAGACAACGTATATGTTCCAGCTGACAGATGCACATCCTGACAGATTCCTTCTTCTGATGTCAGCTCTGTTTTTGTCAGTTTCGCACTTTTTGTACCAATATATCCATCTGCATGTGTGATCGCTCCCCGTTTTCCATCTGACATACGACAGGTGTACCATCCGCCATCTCCATGAGACGGATCAAATGTTGGATTTCTCAGCAGACCACACACTGTTTTCTGAACAGAACCATCTTTACTCAGCTTATGATTTTTCATGCCGGATGTATAGTAAGAATAATTATTTGCAAATCCATCTGCATCCAGCACATCTGTCGGACGTCCCATATTGTCAAAATGCCACGTTGTTTTCTTATTATCTCCCGGATGTTCCATCTGACCATCCAATCCAGGTTCTTCAAAAATCGTAGTATTTCCGTTTTCATAGGAAATCTTTAATTCCTGACCCGGTGCATTTTTCTGTCCCGTTTCGGATACTTTGCTGACACGGGGTACCCGGAAATCATTTGTGTACTCGTAATTTACACGATAGCCATCCGGATTGGTCACACTGAGCAGTTTATGAGAACCATCATAAGTAAACTGGCTCTTACTTCCATCCGGATAAGTAATGGATGTCAGATTCCCCTGCGCATCATACCCATATCGGATCTCTCGCCCTTTGGTATCCTGAATAGCTGTTATCTTTGATTTCCCCTCATCCGTTGAATAAATGATATTTAAAAATCCACCTGACGCATCTGTAATATATCCCAGATAATTTCCCGCTGAATTCGGACCATACTGGTGTTTCACGGAATTTCCGTTCAGATCTTCGATGAATCGTAAAAATCCGTCCTGTCCGAATATATACTTCACTTTGTCTTTTGTTTCCATCGTGCGATAACGGTCATGTTCAGAACTTGACGTCACTGTGATCGTCAGTCCCAGCCCATCCTCATCTTTCAGCTTATTACCGTCATTGGTATCTTTATAGAAATAATGTTTTGTTCCGTCTTCATCGATATACACATACGGATAATCTTTGATCCCACTCTCTTTCAATTCCTGTTGGCTGCTGAGTCTCCATCCGTATCCCATACGGGAAGAGGTATCTGCTTCACTGGAATTGTATACGTGACGGATTTCTGTTGTCATCGGACCGCCCTCCGTTGCCACATCCAGATGACTCCAGACAACATTTCCTGTAAAGTCATTCGTGTAACCGATTCCTGCGCGCCCTGCTGACTGCTCATGGTAACTCTGATAATCTTCCAGACCATTCACATTCCTGTAATAAAACACACCGCTTGGAAACTGTTCAGAAGAGATACTTGGTGAGTCAGATGCATAGAATCTCGCATAAGCACGGTTTGCCAGATTTTCATCATCTTCATATTTTGATTTCACCATAATTCCATAGTTTTTTCCTGTGTTATACCACTGACGCACCAATCTGGTCACATTGAATCCTATCGGTGTGATCGAAACTGTATTTCCATTGATTACCTGTTTTACTTTTTTATAATCCAGTATTGCACCATCTACTGCCGGCTGATTTCCCCAACGGACGCTTTTTTCATCCCAGCTGTTTTTTACTTCATAAGCAAGAAGCGGCAGCTCCGGATTGCTGTAGGATGAATATTCAAACTGCCAGATATACATGGTCGCTCCGTAAATGATCGAACCTTTTCCAATATCCGGAAGGTCTCGAAACCGAAGCAGCGCTCTCATTTTTCCAAGTTCATCACTTCGCCCTACCACGAAAGATCCATATGCATATACGTTCCCCGGATTCTCCGGTACATTTCCTCCTGTGAAAACATACGTATCTTCAATATTTCCTTTTGTTTTACTCGTCTCTGTCATTGGATCAATCACGATTGGATAAACACGTTCTGTGTCCTGCATCCATTCACGATCCGGCACAACTTTGATAACACTGCTCTCTGTGCCGATTTCTACTTGAAATTCCACCTGAAGAGACTGATTTCCTGCGGCATCATACATATACGGTTTCACCAGTCTGAAAATCCTTCCTGACTCCTGATTTTCCGAATCATACAGCCCAAGTCCTCCATCTTCTTCGCTTCGCAGCTCCATTCCAGGATGCATCAGCTGAAAGCTCAATTCCTGTTCTGCCGCCTCTTTTCTGTTCAGTCGAATATTCTCTTTTAGCTGCTCTCCCTGGATTGAGTAATGCAGATCAATTCCCGGAAGAATTTCCTCATACACACCTTCTCCGTTTAAATGCGGAACACACATCATCTTTCGGATCTCATCCTCTTCTGACTCTTCCTCTTCTAAAACAGACACTTTCATATCCAACATTTCTGCTTCTTTCCAGAAATCTTCCTTTTCCAAAACACGAAATGTAGAAATTTTGTTTTTAAAATTCACGTTTCGTGTACTTTTTGTGCGTAAAAAAGGTGACAATCCCCATAAGATTTTCTTTCCGTCTTTCTCGATCGTTACCAGTTCCTTTGTATCTGACTCTTTTGCAAAACTTACACGAACTGCGGACGCAAAATTTCGATAAACTTCTCTCCCGTCTTCCTGTACAGGTTCCAGACGGTTATCAATTTCTTTCCACTGTCCGTCTTCTTCATAATGAACCGGAGCCGGATATACAGCTGCCGCCATTCCCTTCTGTGTCATCTGAAAATGTTTGACACAACGCTCTCTCTTTTCCGGTACTTCCCGTAAAATTCTATCTCTCATATTTACCTCCTGCCGAAATTCTCTGTATTCGGTCTTTCTATTTCTTTTCACACGCTTTGTGCACGTTTCGTGTAGTTATACAATACACAATTCGTGTTCTTTTGTCAAGCACATTTTGTGGATTTTTTATTTACTTTTTCCCACGATTTGTGTATAATCATATTGTATTCATAAAAAGTTTTGATTTTTACAAAAACTTCCCAGTGCAGCAAAAAGCTGCTTAGAAAGGACGTGTATGTTATGGCTGTATTTGCCAATATACTCAAAACACTGCGAACAGATAAACACTTATCCCAGCAGGAGCTTGCCACTCGCCTTGGCATCTCAAAGAGTGCAGTCAGTATGTACGAACAAGGACGGCGTGAACCTGATTTTGATATTCTGAATAAAATTGCAGATATCTTCCAGGTCGATGCAGACTATCTTCTCGGACGTAGTTCACTCTCTCATGAACCCGAACCTGTCACGATTGCCGCACACCTTGATACCT
This window of the Mediterraneibacter gnavus ATCC 29149 genome carries:
- a CDS encoding DUF4304 domain-containing protein; this encodes MTKQEFKEFCHEEFTKRGFKKRRNMWYLQGKGLLCGMYLQKSMAEAFYVEYDFFFGDFSNVKKYPTTYDSDVYRRIGVLTKEDKTLTGLIDYELYTPDELRPYFDKAFEEHIMPAIHYGKSYILKEADYYYHLFADDEWEEFLEKLKED
- a CDS encoding RICIN domain-containing protein — encoded protein: MRDRILREVPEKRERCVKHFQMTQKGMAAAVYPAPVHYEEDGQWKEIDNRLEPVQEDGREVYRNFASAVRVSFAKESDTKELVTIEKDGKKILWGLSPFLRTKSTRNVNFKNKISTFRVLEKEDFWKEAEMLDMKVSVLEEEESEEDEIRKMMCVPHLNGEGVYEEILPGIDLHYSIQGEQLKENIRLNRKEAAEQELSFQLMHPGMELRSEEDGGLGLYDSENQESGRIFRLVKPYMYDAAGNQSLQVEFQVEIGTESSVIKVVPDREWMQDTERVYPIVIDPMTETSKTKGNIEDTYVFTGGNVPENPGNVYAYGSFVVGRSDELGKMRALLRFRDLPDIGKGSIIYGATMYIWQFEYSSYSNPELPLLAYEVKNSWDEKSVRWGNQPAVDGAILDYKKVKQVINGNTVSITPIGFNVTRLVRQWYNTGKNYGIMVKSKYEDDENLANRAYARFYASDSPSISSEQFPSGVFYYRNVNGLEDYQSYHEQSAGRAGIGYTNDFTGNVVWSHLDVATEGGPMTTEIRHVYNSSEADTSSRMGYGWRLSSQQELKESGIKDYPYVYIDEDGTKHYFYKDTNDGNKLKDEDGLGLTITVTSSSEHDRYRTMETKDKVKYIFGQDGFLRFIEDLNGNSVKHQYGPNSAGNYLGYITDASGGFLNIIYSTDEGKSKITAIQDTKGREIRYGYDAQGNLTSITYPDGSKSQFTYDGSHKLLSVTNPDGYRVNYEYTNDFRVPRVSKVSETGQKNAPGQELKISYENGNTTIFEEPGLDGQMEHPGDNKKTTWHFDNMGRPTDVLDADGFANNYSYYTSGMKNHKLSKDGSVQKTVCGLLRNPTFDPSHGDGGWYTCRMSDGKRGAITHADGYIGTKSAKLTKTELTSEEGICQDVHLSAGTYTLSAYVKTESLNPENQEQGAVVSVIRADRTRIMGERCIDYVTDKNVDDGWERLVLTFQLPAEETISVFVGMTRARGTLLVSGVQLETGNVANELNLIDNPGFERCTNDVPDNWGFHAAATGNKSMITADKGRCAVLNGQMEQQLHLSQAVNISGQEGDIFNLSCWVNGFGIPDKQFSVDAAVIYTDGTVKWHQLQCNPNIKGWQFVSNTFSTDDQNEGAKKTYKAIHVYLMYHNQVNQVLFKGVQLVRDDGESYQYDDDGNLIHAVSAAEKESFSYDKKGSLTKLGSIDGTGFEYRYDTKNHLTQAANSEGVRYRFTYNDKGQPIQMTADGGKYLGAVIPGRVYYIREKISGNYLDVRNSETANGTVVQLCTFFGFAAQKWKLIDGKDGYMQFEPLCGSGYRLDLNNKSEAEGEKIQIYGNNNTDAQKWKLHPNADGSFQITSKATKDKKALTNGPKSTTSGQPVQSYTRKEENEHQDWYFEPADEGTVSAVPKAGGIYHIRVRHSGQYIDVKNASTAAGTQAVQFNYNGGMNQQYRLLPYDGTYYQLEPVHAPGKVLAKSGTNDRGFSILSLEASMSGAANQLFRFEEVSPGNGYAIICKDGNLSLDVMDYSHQKLADIILTAHQSNSQVNKWWILEECSERMESSMTYTSDYKQPKTITDSRGNTVHYEYDDKNRLLTKLTDAKGNATSYVYDADTDKMTEVARMVDGKEVKVSYTYENEKVTSIGHNGFTYDYAYDPFGNLESVSIGGRELERTTLRSRNGLADRITYATGEAVRNEYNPEEQLAAQYLITADGREEKLFENTYDSCGKIARHKDLCSGVTSTYQYDLIGRMVGTDRSDGMKLRKVYDEKNRVKGYTYQKDRVGHEVEFLYGDVEKQQKPGLGYGIEINGAQKIAYEYDALGRVIRTHNHFSDTNTSTQEYTYVSGKEEGVTTNLVASVREGNRAESYTYDACGNVETMVERSADGSERKIRYYYDALNQLVREDNQKQNQTICYTYDVGGNMVRRDEYRYTENPMITEAPWKSDTFDYQTGGWRDQLRFYNGQAITYDAMGNPLQYLEMQMEWEKGHQLNHITGAGLDMYCMYNDSGKRIRKTVNGVTTDFYLDGSAILMQTSSDGSRIDFFYDDKGNVFAMKYQNEMYFYRKNLFGDILGILDSHGTELVKYEYNSWGKLLNLTDYSSNGLGRRNPFRFKGYYYDEELGMYYLNSRYYDPETGRFVNADDVEVLKTTPTALTDKNLYSYCDNNPVGRKDGTGAVWETVFDVVSLGFSIAEVAANPYDPSAWAGVVGDAIDLIPIVTGVGEAVRALRFTDKMGNTLEIAEAVDFTKDARDIIKSLEHTNGFTKSTRSAGRKIHKGYKSGPAFKAEYKEYKKVKGIRPDYYNPKTKTIYELKPYNPRSAKAGVKQLKKYKKKIGKRSNVRLEFY
- a CDS encoding helix-turn-helix domain-containing protein, which translates into the protein MAVFANILKTLRTDKHLSQQELATRLGISKSAVSMYEQGRREPDFDILNKIADIFQVDADYLLGRSSLSHEPEPVTIAAHLDTSDLTQAELDDVEKYIQFIRSKRKQ